The following proteins come from a genomic window of Vanessa tameamea isolate UH-Manoa-2023 chromosome 6, ilVanTame1 primary haplotype, whole genome shotgun sequence:
- the LOC113393269 gene encoding signal recognition particle subunit SRP72: MTNQVPSCQKMSANKENNLVQAYVELNKFCQSGEYERALKAAGKVLQIAPNEQKAFHCKVICFIQLHNFKEALSVLSNSKNAALAADLHFEKAYSQYRLNSSKEALETVDSATELTPALKELRAQILYRLEQYQDCYNLYRDIVKNTTDDYEDERKANMSAVVANLAALNPSADLPTFEENTYELSYNAGTTLAMRGKYNEALPVLKKAEQACSESVIEDGGTEEEAKEEAAIIRVQQGYCQQQMGKEKEAGILYHNVLKDRPSDQALIAIASNNLVVINRDTNVFDSRKRMKAATQDGLEHKLNSRQRAIIAYNQAVLAIYSNQPDFCKQCCVKLSREFNQDKKAALVEASSLVKDGKRSQAVALLLKQDLTLAAAQVLLAQGDRKAVVKLLEESEYKYRPGIIGLLCTLLTADNEYEKASKLFSDVYEHYKDDIDNQASLRSVWRAAAEAHARAGRGAEATRAHEALARAAPHDRRSLARLVKALGAHSPRARELAAGLPPISQLEGKIDVDALESSKWMMGAKVVKKTVQSKQEQSPGTPGSELGQKTKTRRKRKTKLPPNADLSKPPDPERWLPKYERTAYRKRRGIRRDVIKGSQGMTTNAVDQYDMSKQTPSAAATTAKSPRVEVKSAESAWQRKQQQKKKGKAKGKW, encoded by the exons ATGACAAATCAGGTGCCAAGTTGTCAAAAAATGTCAGCCAACAAGGAAAATAACCTTGTTCAGGCTTatgtagaattaaataaattttgccaAAGTGGAGAGTATGAAAGAGCGTTAAAAGCCGCAGGCAAAG tcctGCAGATTGCGCCAAATGAGCAAAAAGCATTTCACTGCAAAGTGATATGTTTCATTCAGCTCCATAATTTCAAGGAAGCACTGTCTGTGCTCTCCAATTCTAAGAATGCTGCATTAGCGGCCGATTTGCATTTCGAAAAGGCATACAGTCAGTACAGACTGAACAGCTCCAAGGAAGCTTTAGAGACTGTGGATAGTGCAACAGAATTAACACCAGCTTTAAAAGAACTCAG GGCTCAAATTTTATATCGCCTGGAACAATATCAGGATTGCTACAATCTTTACCGTGATATTGTTAAGAATACAACTGATGACTATGAAGATGAAAGAAAAGCCAACATGTCTGCTGTTGTTGCCAACTTAGCTGCTCTAAACCCA tCGGCAGATTTACCAACATTTGAAGAGAATACCTATGAACTATCCTATAATGCTGGAACAACACTCGCAATGAGAGGAAAATATAATGAGGCATTGCCAGTGCTTAAGAAAGCTGAGCAGGCATGCTCGGAGAGTGTGATTGAAGATGGAGGCACTGAAGAAGAAGCTAAGGAAGAAGCTGCAATTATCAG AGTACAGCAGGGGTATTGTCAACAGCAGATGGGCAAAGAGAAGGAAGCAGGGATACTCTACCACAATGTCCTAAAGGATAGACCATCTGACCAAGCACTGATTGCTATTGCAAGCAACAACCTTGTAGTTATCAATAG AGATACCAATGTGTTTGATTCCCGAAAACGTATGAAGGCTGCTACTCAAGATGGACTAGAGCACAAACTCAACTCAAGGCAGCGAGCCATTATTGCATACAATCAAGCTGTACTTGCTATATATTCGAATcag ccCGACTTTTGCAAACAGTGCTGCGTGAAACTGAGCCGAGAGTTTAACCAGGATAAGAAAGCAGCATTGGTTGAGGCTTCATCCCTTGTGAAAGATGGCAAGCGTTCCCAGGCTGTGGCATTGCTGCTTAAGCAAGACCTTACTCTAGCTGCTGCTCAAGTTCTATTGGCTCAG GGTGATCGCAAAGCAGTAGTCAAGTTGCTGGAAGAGAGTGAATACAAATACAGACCTGGTATCATTGGTCTACTCTGTACTTTACTGACCGCTGACAATGAATATGAAAAAGCATCCAAACTTTTCTCCGATGTCTATGAACATTATAAGGATGATATTGAT AATCAGGCGTCGCTGCGCAGCGTGTGGCGCGCGGCGGCCGAGGCGCACGCGCGCGCTGGGCGTGGGGCGGAGGCGACGCGCGCGCACGAGGCGCTGGCCCGCGCCGCGCCGCACGACCGCCGCAGCCTCGCCCGCCTCGTCAAGGCGCTCGGTGCGCACTCGCCCCGCGCTAGGGAGCTCGCCGCTGGGCTGCCGCCTATCTCGCAGCTCGAG GGAAAAATTGATGTGGATGCGTTGGAATCGTCGAAATGGATGATGGGAGCAAAGGTCGTTAAAAAGACAGTGCAGAGCAAACAAGAACAATCTCCTGG aaCACCTGGTTCTGAACTTGGCCAAAAGACGAAGACGAGACGCAAACGCAAGACCAAGTTGCCACCCAACGCAGACCTTTCCAAGCCTCCGGACCCAGAAAG aTGGCTTCCTAAGTACGAGCGCACAGCCTACCGCAAGAGACGTGGTATCCGCCGTGACGTCATCAAGGGCAGTCAGGGAATGACTACCAATGCTGTTGATCAGTA TGACATGAGTAAACAAACTCCGAGTGCAGCGGCCACTACAGCCAAGAGTCCTCGTGTGGAGGTTAAGTCAGCTGAAAGCGCGTGGCAGCGTAAGCAGCAGCAGAAGAAAAAGGGCAAGGCAAAGGGAAAGTGGTAG
- the LOC113393409 gene encoding probable rRNA-processing protein EBP2 homolog — translation MSDFVLNDSDTEVDSDEELQEAFAKGFLKPGLNEEIEKIEKKFMNNVADLKAKLKEFELKLPWVETLDLVTTVAPMAPDVALQMQQTALRRKNIAENTKGKLAYDPTQDPVLNEFKRENLIHRQAQAAAIDGIKRLKELNIPTKRPDDYFAEMAKSDDHMQKVRKNLMSKQAAQARTEKVRQLREQKKIGKRVQIDTKLKQIADKKQMLEQLKRVRKGKSSDLDFLEDNKGKNMSRGNPKNNVNKKRAMKDKKFGYGGKKKGSKLNTRESTNQMEGFNSSAKKKPFNPKSKSFKPNNKKKNQRPGKSKRNNAKR, via the exons ATGAGTGATTTTGTACTAAACGATAGTGACACTGAAGTGGATTCCGATGAAGAg CTTCAAGAGGCTTTTGCCAAAGGCTTCCTTAAGCCGGGTCTCAATGAGGAAATTGagaaaattgaaaagaaatttatgaataatgtaGCAGATTTAAAAGCAAAGTTAAaagaatttgaattaaaactacCATGGGTGGAAACATTGGATTTAGTGACGACGGTAGCTCCTATGGCACCCGACGTAGCTTTACAGATGCAACAAACGGCACTTAGGAGAAA gaacATAGCAGAAAATACTAAAGGAAAACTAGCATATGACCCAACTCAAGACCCTgttttgaatgaatttaaaagagAGAATCTTATTCATCGTCAAGCACAAGCGGCAGCAATTGATGGAATCAAACGACTCAAAGAACTAAATATACCAACAAAGAG ACCCGATGACTATTTTGCTGAAATGGCGAAATCAGATGATCACATGCAAAAGGTTCGCAAGAATTTGATGTCAAAACAGGCAGCCCAAGCTCGCACAGAAAAGGTGCGCCAGTTGAGAGAACAAAAGAAAATTGGCAAGAGAGTTCag attgacacaaaattaaaacaaatagcaGACAAAAAACAAATGCTAGAGCAACTCAAGAGAGTCAGAAAAGGTAAATCATCAGATTTGGACTTTTTAGAGGACAATAAAGGTAAAAACATGAGTAGAGGTAATcccaaaaataatgtaaacaagAAGCGAGCAATGAAAGATAAAAAGTTTGGCTATGGAGGCAAAAAGAAGGGATCAAAACTAAATACTAGAGAATCTACAAATCAAATGGAAGGTTTCAACAGCTCAGCCAAGAAGAAACCTTTCAATCCGAAATCTAAATCTTTTAAGCCCAATAACAAAAAGAAGAATCAAAGGCCTGGAAAATCTAAGAGGAATAATGCTAAACGATAG